The Salmonella enterica subsp. houtenae serovar Houten genome has a segment encoding these proteins:
- the proY gene encoding putative proline-specific permease, translating into MESNNKLKRGLSTRHIRFMALGSAIGTGLFYGSADAIKMAGPSVLLAYIIGGVAAYIIMRALGEMSVHNPAASSFSRYAQENLGPLAGYITGWTYCFEILIVAIADVTAFGIYMGVWFPAVPHWIWVLSVVLIICAINLMSVKVFGELEFWFSFFKVATIIIMIVAGIGIIVWGIGNGGQPTGIHNLWSNGGFFSNGWLGMIMSLQMVMFAYGGIEIIGITAGEAKDPEKSIPRAINSVPMRILVFYVGTLFVIMSIYPWNQVGTDGSPFVLTFQHMGITFAASILNFVVLTASLSAINSDVFGVGRMLHGMAEQGSAPKVFAKTSRRGIPWVTVLVMTIALLFAVYLNYIMPENVFLVIASLATFATVWVWIMILLSQIAFRRRLPPEEVKALKFKVPGGVVTTIAGLIFLVFIIALIGYHPDTRISLYVGFAWIVLLLIGWMFKRRRDRQLAQV; encoded by the coding sequence ATGGAAAGCAATAATAAGCTAAAGCGTGGGCTGAGCACCCGGCACATTCGCTTTATGGCATTAGGTTCGGCAATCGGCACCGGCCTGTTTTACGGCTCGGCGGACGCCATCAAAATGGCGGGGCCGAGCGTGCTGTTGGCCTATATTATTGGCGGGGTCGCGGCATATATCATTATGCGCGCATTGGGGGAAATGTCCGTTCACAACCCAGCCGCCAGCTCATTTTCGCGCTATGCGCAGGAAAACCTCGGCCCGCTTGCGGGTTATATTACCGGCTGGACCTACTGTTTTGAGATCCTCATCGTCGCCATTGCCGACGTAACCGCGTTCGGCATTTACATGGGCGTCTGGTTCCCTGCCGTGCCGCACTGGATTTGGGTTCTTAGCGTGGTGCTAATCATTTGCGCCATCAACCTGATGAGCGTCAAGGTGTTCGGCGAGCTGGAGTTTTGGTTCTCCTTTTTCAAAGTCGCCACCATTATTATCATGATTGTCGCGGGTATCGGCATCATTGTATGGGGAATTGGCAACGGTGGGCAGCCCACCGGCATTCATAACCTGTGGAGCAACGGCGGGTTCTTCAGCAATGGCTGGCTGGGAATGATCATGTCGCTGCAAATGGTGATGTTCGCTTACGGCGGGATAGAGATTATCGGTATCACCGCCGGGGAAGCGAAAGACCCGGAGAAATCTATTCCGCGCGCCATTAACTCGGTACCGATGCGTATCCTGGTATTTTATGTCGGCACGCTGTTCGTCATTATGTCTATCTATCCGTGGAATCAGGTCGGCACGGACGGCAGCCCATTTGTGCTAACGTTCCAGCATATGGGGATTACCTTTGCCGCCAGCATTCTGAACTTTGTGGTATTGACCGCCTCGCTTTCCGCTATCAACTCCGATGTGTTTGGCGTAGGCCGTATGCTGCATGGTATGGCGGAGCAGGGGAGCGCGCCGAAAGTCTTTGCCAAAACGTCACGCCGCGGTATTCCGTGGGTCACTGTGCTGGTGATGACCATTGCGCTGCTGTTTGCGGTTTATCTGAACTACATCATGCCGGAAAACGTTTTCCTGGTGATTGCCTCGCTGGCAACGTTTGCGACAGTATGGGTGTGGATTATGATCCTGCTGTCGCAAATCGCCTTCCGTCGCCGCTTACCGCCGGAAGAGGTAAAAGCGCTGAAGTTTAAGGTGCCGGGCGGTGTCGTAACGACGATAGCGGGTCTGATTTTCCTGGTCTTCATTAT
- the brnQ gene encoding branched-chain amino acid ABC transporter, translating into MTHQLKSRDIIALGFMTFALFVGAGNIIFPPMVGLQAGEHVWTAAIGFLITAVGLPVLTVVALAKVGGGVDSLSTPIGKVAGLLLATVCYLAVGPLFATPRTATVSFEVGIAPLTGDSAMPLLIYSLVYFAIVILVSLYPGKLLDTVGNFLAPLKIIALVILSVAAIVWPVGPISNALDAYQNAAFSNGFVNGYLTMDTLGAMVFGIVIVNAARSRGVTEARLLTRYTVWAGLMAGVGLTLLYLALFRLGSDSATLVDQSANGAAILHAYVQHTFGGAGSFLLAALIFIACLVTAVGLTCACAEFFAQYIPLSYRTLVFILGGFSMVVSNLGLSHLIQISIPVLTAIYPPCIALVVLSFTRSWWHNSTRIIAPAMFISLLFGILDGIKASAFGDMLPAWSQRLPLAEQGLAWLMPTVVMVILAIIWDRAAGRQVASRAH; encoded by the coding sequence ATGACCCATCAGTTAAAATCGCGCGATATCATCGCCCTGGGCTTTATGACATTTGCGCTGTTCGTTGGCGCAGGCAATATTATCTTTCCTCCTATGGTCGGTTTGCAGGCGGGTGAACACGTCTGGACAGCCGCTATTGGCTTTCTGATTACCGCCGTGGGGCTACCGGTTCTTACCGTTGTGGCGCTGGCGAAAGTCGGCGGCGGCGTAGACAGCCTCAGTACGCCGATTGGTAAAGTGGCGGGCCTCCTACTGGCGACCGTTTGCTATCTGGCCGTCGGGCCGTTATTTGCGACGCCGCGTACCGCGACGGTGTCGTTTGAGGTCGGTATCGCTCCGTTGACTGGCGATTCTGCAATGCCGTTGCTGATTTACAGCCTGGTCTATTTCGCTATCGTTATTCTGGTTTCCCTCTATCCGGGTAAGCTGCTGGATACGGTAGGGAATTTCCTGGCGCCGTTGAAAATTATTGCGCTGGTCATCCTTTCCGTCGCGGCGATTGTTTGGCCTGTCGGTCCAATCAGCAATGCCCTGGACGCTTATCAGAATGCGGCCTTTTCTAACGGATTTGTGAACGGCTATCTGACAATGGATACGCTGGGCGCGATGGTGTTTGGTATCGTTATTGTGAACGCGGCGCGTTCTCGCGGCGTTACCGAAGCGCGCCTGTTGACGCGTTACACGGTCTGGGCCGGCCTGATGGCGGGCGTGGGGCTGACGCTGCTTTACCTTGCCTTGTTTCGCTTAGGTTCTGACAGCGCGACGCTGGTCGATCAGTCAGCGAACGGCGCGGCGATTCTTCATGCCTACGTTCAGCATACCTTTGGCGGCGCGGGAAGCTTCCTGCTGGCGGCGCTGATCTTTATCGCTTGTCTGGTGACAGCGGTAGGGCTGACCTGCGCCTGCGCTGAGTTTTTCGCGCAGTATATTCCGCTGTCTTACCGGACGCTGGTCTTTATTCTCGGCGGCTTCTCTATGGTGGTGTCAAACCTCGGATTGAGCCATCTGATTCAAATCTCCATTCCGGTGCTGACGGCTATCTATCCGCCGTGTATCGCACTGGTTGTATTAAGTTTTACCCGCTCATGGTGGCATAATTCCACCCGCATCATCGCACCGGCAATGTTTATCAGTCTGCTTTTTGGTATCCTTGATGGCATCAAAGCATCTGCCTTTGGCGATATGTTGCCAGCCTGGAGCCAGCGTTTGCCGCTGGCGGAACAGGGACTGGCGTGGTTGATGCCAACGGTGGTGATGGTGATCCTGGCGATTATCTGGGATCGCGCGGCGGGTCGACAGGTGGCCTCCCGCGCTCACTAA